acctcaggGAAATCTGTtttaagcagacttcccacagggAGACAGTTTTGGGGGATTTATCAAGCACCATGTCTTCAAATATAGACCATAGTGTTTCAGCTCTCACTCACCATTATTTTACACTATGATTCAGACCCCTAGATGTTTCTTTTATCTTGCTCTACAGTTCATTAatgatgcatttaaaaacatttttcaaattatattttgttttgcatttccatttgTTCATGTAGGAGGAAAATTTTCCCAGTGTTTTCAAGGGAAACATTCGAATATCAAGGGAAACGTCTCAAATTTCAGTTTCATCATTTATAAAGTGCTATCCACTTGAGGATATCTACTCATGGAATTGTGGtaaaaaattatacaatgtaTGTATAAAATCCTGGCCCATAATAGACAATAAAAATGATAGTTGTAGTTATATCACTACTAAATATTCTTTTGTCCGTAGACgaaaactttttttccttaatatggTTAGCTTCTgaagttgcatttttaaaaaaactacctttttttataactttaatgTGACACAAAGTTTCTAAGTTTCTtataagatataaatatgaatatatatatatatatatatatatatatatatatggtaaaataCCTtactgaatgattttttaaaatattttgggttgTATAATGCTTTTAGGGCCCTAATAATATAGTACTTGTGAAAGAACAGAATTCAAATAGAAAAGTTATTTCCTCGTGAAACTTTATTCTTATCACatgagaaaaattataattgataatatgattttaaaagtccaaataatactactgaggaaaaaaaaaggagtaaaaaagcCAACACATAACTTAAAAGGGATTTTTGAAAACCAACACAATATTATCCATATCCTCTTTGACTAACACGTTGCTGAAGACTACAATATTTTGTAGTAAAGACTTCTatgcatttaagaaaataagaaatgccaatcaaataattttagtgttagtctttttttttcttacaaattaaaATAGCCACAGGCATACTTTGTGTTCTCTAAAGGAATATGGATACTACGAAAATCAATATTTAACTTGGAGAAGTTTGAGATGTTGACATAGTGACTCTTTATTCAGTATCTTCTTCCATGTTGGTCTGATCTAGGGCATGTATCTCTCTTTCAGGTAGTAATCCATATTCATTTAGGAAAGACTCCACATCcccagaaaaaaattcttcagcAAATTGTTCTGTAACACTGATAAAATTGCTAATGAGTTCCCCACCTTTGTAGACAAGCAGTGTGGGGAGTACCTCTGAGGAAAAGCGATCCCCAGCACCTGTATTAGAAgcttttattttacaaaacttGACCATAGGGTATTCAGCTGCGAGGCATGTAAAGCTACTGTTTAGAGCATCACAACCCTTAATACCATCTTCATAAATATGAACAACAATTGTGGTGATTTTCTGCTCCTTTCCAATGGTTTCCAGGAACTGCTCCCCAGTTTCCAGCTCATACACAAACCCATATCTAGGCCCAAAACTCAGCTTCTGGTGCATATCCTGCATACACTGTCTACGGTATTTACGCAGacaattttcatcttctttgtctCGGTGAATTAATTCATATTCTTGAATGCTCATCTAGAAATAGACAAAAGAAATGATTGATATAATTTGGTgagaaatttatattctttttttttacttttttaaaagatgttatttatttatttgagagagagcatgcgtgtgcacgagtagtggggaggggcagagggagaaggtgaaacaggcttcctgctgagcaggagccttctgcagagctccatcccaggaccctggaatcatgacctgagccaaggcagatgcttaacctgagccacctaggtgcccccagaaatttataatttttagacaTACCAAACCCATTCTCAACTCAAAGAGTTTGCATTTACTATTTTCTCCCCACTGCCCTATTTCACTCCTGGTGTGGAAGCCTTTTCCTCCTTTACTACTTTcaagtctttgttcaaatgtTACCTTCTTTGATTATACTACCTCAAAGAGTTCCCACACCATGCTTTCTATTCCTaatattggtttatttttcttcatagcaacAAATACTACCTGACATTGTatcatgtacttatttatttcataatagtTTTTATAACTGATATGTCCATCGGGCAGGAATTTTGTATCATTCATCTCTCCTCATTATCTGCTGTAgcatctggcacataataggaaTGCAGTAATTATTGCTTGATTAAATGCATGGCTAAATATTGCTGAATGTGGTTGAGCCATGAGATGGTTACAGTGTCTGTGAGAAAAATGTGCCACT
The window above is part of the Mustela nigripes isolate SB6536 chromosome 10, MUSNIG.SB6536, whole genome shotgun sequence genome. Proteins encoded here:
- the PDC gene encoding phosducin — its product is MSSPHDRNNKDLKERFSRKMSIQEYELIHRDKEDENCLRKYRRQCMQDMHQKLSFGPRYGFVYELETGEQFLETIGKEQKITTIVVHIYEDGIKGCDALNSSFTCLAAEYPMVKFCKIKASNTGAGDRFSSEVLPTLLVYKGGELISNFISVTEQFAEEFFSGDVESFLNEYGLLPEREIHALDQTNMEEDTE